Genomic window (Kosakonia sp. BYX6):
CGCGAAGCCGATGTGCTCACCTTCCATACCCCGCTGTTCAAAGACGGCCCTTATAAAACCCTGCATTTAGCGGACGACGCGCTACTGTCACGCCTGAAGCCTGGCACTGTTCTGATTAACGCCTGTCGTGGCCCGGTGGTGGATAACGCCGCACTGTTGCAGCGTTTGCAGGCAGGACAGGATCTCAGCGTGGTGCTGGATGTCTGGGAACTGGAGCCGGATCTCAATGTTGAGTTATTAAACCGCGTTGATATTGGTACCGCGCACATTGCCGGTTACACGCTGGAAGGCAAAGCCCGTGGCACCACGCAGGTGTTTGAAGCTTATAGCGAATTTATCGGCCAGCGCCAACAAGTCGCGCTGGACACCTTACTGCCGGTGCCGGAGTTTGGCCGTATTACGCTGCATGGTCCGCTTGAGCAGGCAACGCTAAAAAGGCTGGTGCATTTGGTGTATGATGTGCGCCGCGACGATGCTCAGCTGCGAAATGTGGCGGGCACTCCGGGTGAGTTCGATAAATTGCGTAAACATTATCTTGAGCGCCGCGAGTGGTCATCACTGTATGTGCAGTGCGATGACGCGGCTGCCGCGGCGTTGCTGCAAAAGCTGGGCTTCAACGCCGTACACAACCCGGTACGTTAATGTCATCTTAATGCTCCCTGTTGGCGACGCCGACAGGGACGCTTTTTTCCTGGAGTAAATCACCATGTCTGAAGGCTGGAATATTGCCATTCTCGGTGCCACCGGCGCTGTCGGGGAAGCCTTGCTCGAAACGCTGGCAGAACGCCAGTTCCCGGTTGGCGAATTGTACGCGCTGGCGAGCCAAGAAAGCGCGGGTGAAAACCTGCGTTTTGCCGGTAAAACCGTGCGTGTTGAAGACGCTAAAGAATTCGACTGGGTACAGGCGCAACTGGCGTTTTTCGTCGCGGGCGCACAAGCCACGGCCGAGCATATTGAAGAAGCCACCAACGCCGGTTGCCTGGTCATCGATGCCAGCGGTTTGTTTGCACTTGAGCCGGATGTGCCGCTGGTGATGCCGGATGTGAACCCATTCGTGCTGGCCGATTACCGCAACCGTAACATTGTTGCCGTACCGGACAGCCTGACCAGCCAACTGCTGGCCGCGTTGAAACCGCTGATCGACGAAGGTGGTTTGTCGCGCATTGCCGTGACCAGCATGCTCTCTGTTTCCCGCAACGGTAAACAAGCCGTCGATGCGCTGGCAGGGCAAAGCGCCAAGCTGCTCAGCGGTGTCCCGGTTGATGAAGACGACTACTTTGGCCGCCAACTGGCATTCAACATGTTGCCATTGCTGCCAGACAGCGAAGGCAGCGTGCGCGAAGAGCGCGTGATCATCGACCAAATGCGCAAAATCTTGCAGGACGATGGTTTAATGGTTTCTGCGAATTGTGTGCAATCACCGGTGTTTTATGGCCATGCGCAGATGGTGAACTTCGAAGCGCTGCGCCCGCTGGCGGCAGAAGAAGCCCGCGATGCGTTTGCCCGTTTTGAGGATATCGCGCTTTCCGAAGCGAACGATTTCCCAACACAGGTTGGCGATGCGTCTGGTCAGGCGCACCTTTCCGTTGGCTGCGTGCGGAATGATTACGGTATGCCGGAGCAGATTCAGTTCTGGTCGGTTGCCGATAACGTGCGTTTTGGCGGCGCGCTGATGTCAGTGAAAATTGCCGAAAAATTAGTGCAGGAGTATCTGTACTGATGCAGGACGAAGCAAAAGCGCCGGTCTACAAAATTGCGCTTGGCATTGAGTATGACGGCAGCAAATATTATGGCTGGCAGCGCCAGCAAGAAGTGCGCAGCGTGCAGGAAAAGCTGGAAAAAGCGCTCTCGCAGGTCGCCAATGAGCCGATTTCCGTGTTTTGCGCCGGACGTACCGATGCCGGCGTGCATGCGACCGGACAGGTGGTGCATTTTGAAACCACCGCGCTGCGTAAAGGCGCGGCCTGGACATTGGGCGTAAATGCGAATTTACCTGGAGACATCGCGGTTCGTTGGGTCAAAGATGTCCCGGATGATTTTCATGCACGCTTTAGTGCCACGGCTCGCCGTTACCGCTACGTCATTTACAATCATCGGTTACGCCCGGCGGTGCTTGGCCACGGCGTAACGCATTATCATCAACCGCTCGACGCAGAGCGGATGCACCGCGCGGCGCAGTGTCTGATCGGCGAAAACGACTTTACCTCGTTTCGTGCGGTGCAGTGCCAGTCGCGCACCCCATGGCGTAACCTGATGCACATCAACGTCAGCCGCTATGGCGCTTATATTGTGGTCGATATCAAAGCCAATGCCTTTGTACATCATATGGTCAGGAATATTGTCGGCAGCCTGATGGAAGTGGGTGCCCACAACCAGCCGGAGAGCTGGATAGCAGAGTTGCTGGCGGTAAAGGACAGAACGCTGGCGGCAGCAACGGCGAAAGCGGAAGGGCTGTATCTGGTGTCGGTGGATTACCCATCACATTTTGACCTTCCCTCAGCGCCTATGGGCCCGCTGTTCCTGGCGGACTAGTCGCAACTGAAAAAGGCATAAGTACATGGACTTAATACGCTTCCTTATTGATTTCATCCTGCACATTGACGTTCACCTGGCGGAGCTGGTCGCGCAATACGGCATCTGGGTTTACGCGATCCTGTTTCTCATACTGTTTTGCGAAACCGGGCTGGTCGTCACGCCATTTTTGCCGGGTGATTCTCTGCTGTTTGTCGCGGGTGCGCTGGCCTCGCTCGGCACCAACGATCTGAATGTGCATATGATGGTGGTACTGATGCTGATTGCCGCGATTGCGGGCGATGCGGTGAACTACACCATCGGGCGGTTATTTGGTGAGCGGCTTTTCAGTAATCCCAATTCAAAGATTTTCCGCCGTAGCTATCTCGATAAAACCCATCAGTTTTATGAGAAACACGGGGGTAAAACCATTATCCTGGCGCGTTTTGTGCCGATCGTGCGTACTTTTGCGCCTTTTGTCGCAGGCATGGGGCACATGTCCTATCGCCATTTTGCCCTGTTCAACGTGGCTGGCGCGGTGCTTTGGGTGTTACTGTTTACCTACGCTGGGTACTTCTTTGGCACCATCCCGATGATTCAGGAGAATCTTAAGCTGCTGATTGTCGGAATTATCGTGGTGTCTATACTTCCCGGAGTGTTTGAGATTATTCGCCACCGCCGCGCAGCATCACGGCAGGCAAAATAAGACCTCATCGGCGGTTCGACCACTTTTTTATCCCAAGTTGCGAACCGTTATGTTTTAATGTGCCCCATTTATGGGCTACCAGGTTCATGTATAAAGGTTATCAATGAGCTGGATTGAAAGAATTAAGAGCAATATTACCCCCACCCGTAAGGCGAGCATTCCTGAAGGCGTGTGGACAAAATGCGATAGCTGCGGTCAGGTGCTGTATCGCGCCGAACTGGAGCGTAACCTTGAGGTCTGCCCGAAATGTGACCACCACATGCGGATGTCAGCGCGTAATCGCCTGCATAGCCTGTTGGATGAAGGTTCAATGGTGGAACTGGGTAGCGAGCTTGAGCCAAAAGATGTGCTGAAGTTCCGCGACTCCAAAAAATACAAAGACCGTCTGGCGTCAGCCCAGAAAGAGACCGGCGAGAAAGATGCGCTGGTGGTGATGAAAGGCACACTGCACGGCATGCCGGTAGTCGCGGCGGCATTTGAGTTCGCCTTTATGGGCGGTTCAATGGGTTCCGTTGTTGGCGCGCGCTTTGTGCGTGCGGTCGAGCAGGCGCTGGAAGATAACTGCCCAATGATCTGCTTCTCCGCTTCCGGCGGCGCGCGTATGCAAGAAGCGTTGATGTCGCTGATGCAGATGGCGAAAACCTCTGCGGCGCTGGCAAAAATGCAGGAACGCGGTCTGCCGTACATTTCTGTATTGACCGACCCGACCATGGGCGGTGTTTCCGCCAGTTTCGCCATGCTGGGTGATTTGAACATCGCCGAGCCGAAAGCACTGATTGGCTTTGCTGGCCCGCGCGTTATCGAGCAGACGGTGCGTGAAAAACTGCCAGCTGGCTTCCAGCGCAGTGAGTTCCTGATTGAAAAAGGCGCTATCGATATGATCATCCGCCGCCCGGAACTGCGTCTCAAACTGGCGCGTATCCTGGCGAAGCTAATGAATCTGCCGGCGCCGGATCCAGAAGAAACGCATGTTGGCACGGTGATTCCTGCTGTGCCAGATCAGGAAGGCGAAGCCTGATAATACTGAAGGGCAGAGCCACAGGCGCTGCCCTTTTGCTTTTCAAAACGCACATTCTCAACGGGCATCATGGAAACAAAACG
Coding sequences:
- a CDS encoding DedA family protein; amino-acid sequence: MDLIRFLIDFILHIDVHLAELVAQYGIWVYAILFLILFCETGLVVTPFLPGDSLLFVAGALASLGTNDLNVHMMVVLMLIAAIAGDAVNYTIGRLFGERLFSNPNSKIFRRSYLDKTHQFYEKHGGKTIILARFVPIVRTFAPFVAGMGHMSYRHFALFNVAGAVLWVLLFTYAGYFFGTIPMIQENLKLLIVGIIVVSILPGVFEIIRHRRAASRQAK
- the accD gene encoding acetyl-CoA carboxylase, carboxyltransferase subunit beta; translation: MSWIERIKSNITPTRKASIPEGVWTKCDSCGQVLYRAELERNLEVCPKCDHHMRMSARNRLHSLLDEGSMVELGSELEPKDVLKFRDSKKYKDRLASAQKETGEKDALVVMKGTLHGMPVVAAAFEFAFMGGSMGSVVGARFVRAVEQALEDNCPMICFSASGGARMQEALMSLMQMAKTSAALAKMQERGLPYISVLTDPTMGGVSASFAMLGDLNIAEPKALIGFAGPRVIEQTVREKLPAGFQRSEFLIEKGAIDMIIRRPELRLKLARILAKLMNLPAPDPEETHVGTVIPAVPDQEGEA
- the pdxB gene encoding 4-phosphoerythronate dehydrogenase PdxB, translated to MKILVDENMPYARDLFSRLGDVKAVPGRPIPVAELADADALMVRSVTKVNDGLLQGTGIKFVGTATAGTDHVDEEFLKQAGIAFSAAPGCNAIAVVEYVFSSLLMLAERDGFALQDRTVGIVGVGNVGGRLQARLEALGIRTLLCDPPRADRGDAGDFRSLDELVREADVLTFHTPLFKDGPYKTLHLADDALLSRLKPGTVLINACRGPVVDNAALLQRLQAGQDLSVVLDVWELEPDLNVELLNRVDIGTAHIAGYTLEGKARGTTQVFEAYSEFIGQRQQVALDTLLPVPEFGRITLHGPLEQATLKRLVHLVYDVRRDDAQLRNVAGTPGEFDKLRKHYLERREWSSLYVQCDDAAAAALLQKLGFNAVHNPVR
- the truA gene encoding tRNA pseudouridine(38-40) synthase TruA, giving the protein MQDEAKAPVYKIALGIEYDGSKYYGWQRQQEVRSVQEKLEKALSQVANEPISVFCAGRTDAGVHATGQVVHFETTALRKGAAWTLGVNANLPGDIAVRWVKDVPDDFHARFSATARRYRYVIYNHRLRPAVLGHGVTHYHQPLDAERMHRAAQCLIGENDFTSFRAVQCQSRTPWRNLMHINVSRYGAYIVVDIKANAFVHHMVRNIVGSLMEVGAHNQPESWIAELLAVKDRTLAAATAKAEGLYLVSVDYPSHFDLPSAPMGPLFLAD
- a CDS encoding aspartate-semialdehyde dehydrogenase, which produces MSEGWNIAILGATGAVGEALLETLAERQFPVGELYALASQESAGENLRFAGKTVRVEDAKEFDWVQAQLAFFVAGAQATAEHIEEATNAGCLVIDASGLFALEPDVPLVMPDVNPFVLADYRNRNIVAVPDSLTSQLLAALKPLIDEGGLSRIAVTSMLSVSRNGKQAVDALAGQSAKLLSGVPVDEDDYFGRQLAFNMLPLLPDSEGSVREERVIIDQMRKILQDDGLMVSANCVQSPVFYGHAQMVNFEALRPLAAEEARDAFARFEDIALSEANDFPTQVGDASGQAHLSVGCVRNDYGMPEQIQFWSVADNVRFGGALMSVKIAEKLVQEYLY